From Arthrobacter sp. FW306-2-2C-D06B, a single genomic window includes:
- a CDS encoding SRPBCC family protein produces MTMTANQASVVDAGEFTVRRTITIAAPIEKVWAAITEAEHIARWFGQTAVLDEVAVGGRGVFSFEGYGAFPVRIEELDPPRMIAYRWSNDDARGTQPAEVDPDHSTVFRFTLEVLDGGTQLTVVETGFDATSDPAFNMESHRQGWDSELDELAAYVEGGS; encoded by the coding sequence ATGACTATGACTGCAAACCAGGCCTCTGTTGTCGACGCCGGCGAATTCACCGTGAGGCGCACCATCACCATCGCGGCACCCATCGAGAAGGTGTGGGCCGCGATCACCGAAGCCGAGCACATTGCGCGCTGGTTCGGACAAACCGCCGTCCTTGACGAGGTGGCCGTTGGAGGCCGCGGTGTCTTTTCTTTCGAAGGATACGGCGCCTTCCCGGTGCGGATCGAGGAGCTCGACCCGCCGCGAATGATTGCCTACCGCTGGAGCAACGACGACGCGCGCGGCACCCAGCCGGCCGAGGTCGACCCTGACCACTCGACCGTGTTCCGCTTCACGCTTGAAGTGCTCGACGGCGGAACGCAGCTCACCGTCGTCGAGACCGGATTCGACGCGACGAGCGATCCTGCGTTCAACATGGAGAGCCACCGCCAGGGCTGGGACTCGGAACTCGACGAGCTGGCCGCGTATGTCGAGGGTGGGTCGTGA
- a CDS encoding Vgb family protein, with translation MKFWSLAVVAAVAFAYLGAGAAAAAPSEVLDVSGVPVGVVVGPDGTAYVGNYGGAGGISVIPPGAVRPSRSISTGGFTSGLAIAPDGTLFVAERDSASNQYDVGVIPAGATSVARRIPVSPGNHLIAAGPDGTIYVPNSSEHTVSVIAPNGSTVDRTVPVGAGPVEVAVTKDGTAFVANQIAGTVSVIPSGASAASRTIQLSATPRNTENPHGIAAGPDGTIYVTNISSNQLTVIKPGADTVGYRIFVPGGPQEAAVGQDGTVYVTTVQDRVLSVIPPGATAVGSSIPTDKSSGHLAVAPDGTLIVTSPGSGTGDGSVSRYAAVAPGATTPTASKPAVAGTQSADGVISPWSIITAIGGGAAIVAIAVAVFVVAAGRRKSSARGDSGKPQSAT, from the coding sequence GTGAAATTTTGGAGCCTGGCCGTCGTGGCCGCGGTGGCGTTCGCCTATCTGGGCGCTGGGGCTGCGGCGGCGGCCCCTTCGGAAGTTCTCGACGTGAGCGGGGTGCCCGTTGGCGTGGTGGTCGGTCCCGACGGTACTGCGTATGTGGGCAATTACGGCGGGGCCGGCGGCATCAGTGTGATACCTCCCGGGGCGGTCCGGCCGTCCCGGTCCATCAGCACGGGCGGGTTCACGTCAGGCCTGGCAATAGCCCCGGACGGCACCCTTTTTGTGGCTGAGCGGGACAGTGCCAGCAACCAGTACGACGTGGGCGTCATTCCTGCTGGCGCGACCAGTGTCGCGCGACGAATTCCGGTTTCCCCCGGGAACCATCTGATCGCCGCAGGCCCCGACGGGACGATCTACGTTCCGAACTCTTCGGAGCACACCGTGTCGGTCATTGCGCCGAACGGATCGACCGTGGACCGGACAGTACCTGTCGGAGCAGGACCGGTGGAGGTCGCGGTCACGAAGGACGGCACCGCGTTCGTAGCGAACCAGATCGCGGGGACGGTCTCGGTCATTCCCTCCGGAGCGAGCGCGGCGTCCAGGACCATTCAGCTCAGCGCAACACCACGGAACACAGAGAACCCCCACGGGATCGCCGCAGGCCCCGACGGAACAATTTATGTCACCAACATCAGTTCCAATCAGCTCACTGTCATCAAACCCGGCGCTGACACGGTCGGGTACCGTATCTTCGTCCCGGGAGGACCCCAAGAGGCAGCCGTCGGGCAGGACGGTACCGTCTATGTGACCACGGTCCAAGACCGCGTGTTGTCAGTCATCCCGCCGGGCGCAACAGCTGTGGGATCCTCCATCCCAACTGATAAAAGCTCCGGGCATCTGGCGGTGGCTCCAGACGGGACGCTCATCGTGACAAGCCCGGGCAGCGGTACCGGCGACGGCTCAGTATCCCGTTACGCCGCGGTTGCCCCGGGCGCAACAACCCCGACAGCCTCGAAGCCAGCCGTCGCCGGAACCCAATCCGCCGACGGGGTTATCAGCCCCTGGAGCATCATCACTGCAATCGGTGGCGGCGCCGCGATCGTGGCAATCGCCGTCGCCGTCTTCGTCGTGGCCGCGGGGCGCCGCAAGAGCTCCGCACGTGGCGACAGCGGCAAGCCTCAATCTGCAACCTAG
- a CDS encoding COG4705 family protein: MMPEELTASPRTKDTVAVGEQRQNTVSRASASKVPEVTVLFWVVKILTTGMGETTSDFLVHRFEPEIALGLGFAALVISLVLQFRARRYIPWVYWTAVAMVSVFGTMAADAVHVGLGVPYLVSTLFFTVALAVVFLLWHRSEKTLSIHSITTRRRESFYWAAVLTTFALGTATGDLTAYSLGLGYLASGIMFAVVIAVPALAHWRRLLAAIPAFWFAYILTRPLGASFSDWTAVSPDRGGLDWGTGPVSLVLAAAIAVLVTFMTINRKRVLK, encoded by the coding sequence ATGATGCCCGAAGAACTCACCGCTAGCCCGCGGACCAAGGACACCGTAGCTGTCGGCGAGCAACGGCAAAACACCGTCTCCCGAGCCTCCGCCTCGAAAGTACCCGAGGTGACCGTCCTGTTCTGGGTCGTGAAGATCCTCACTACCGGGATGGGCGAAACGACGTCGGATTTCCTTGTCCACCGTTTCGAACCCGAGATCGCTTTGGGCCTCGGGTTCGCGGCATTGGTGATTTCGTTGGTCCTGCAGTTCCGGGCCCGCCGGTACATCCCCTGGGTGTACTGGACCGCCGTCGCGATGGTCAGCGTGTTCGGGACCATGGCTGCGGACGCCGTCCACGTCGGGCTTGGCGTCCCCTACCTTGTGTCGACCCTGTTCTTCACCGTGGCGCTTGCCGTCGTTTTCCTGCTTTGGCACCGGAGCGAAAAGACCCTCTCCATCCACAGCATCACCACCCGGCGTCGGGAGTCCTTCTACTGGGCTGCGGTGCTGACAACCTTCGCACTTGGCACGGCTACCGGAGACCTGACTGCCTACTCGCTCGGCCTGGGCTACCTCGCCTCAGGAATCATGTTCGCGGTCGTCATCGCCGTCCCGGCACTGGCCCACTGGCGTCGCCTGCTGGCTGCGATCCCCGCCTTCTGGTTCGCGTACATCCTGACCAGACCGTTGGGGGCATCTTTCTCTGACTGGACGGCTGTTTCCCCCGACCGAGGGGGACTCGACTGGGGTACCGGCCCCGTCAGCCTGGTCCTCGCCGCGGCAATAGCCGTCCTGGTCACCTTCATGACGATCAATCGGAAGCGAGTACTCAAGTAG
- a CDS encoding amidase yields MTEAWELGIAEASALLRRGELSAVELVESVIGRLEATEDSVHAWAYVDKRGARNGARAADNSAARGEFLGRLHGIPLGVKDVIDVRGMPAEGGSLALRGRVASDDAGVVRHLRRNGAVILGKTVTHEFAFGQGTPPSKNPWGAERYAGGSSIGSGVAVAVGSAPGALGTDTGGSVRNPASVNGLVGLKATAGLVDGSGVLNVSHTLDHIGPITRSVADCAALLQGMVGPEAAARLQEMVLPDAMPALTRVAVDRDAWAEWEVTPEVAAVLEQAVIALQDLGVEVVELSLPELKMALPASLAISLSESVEHHRELLARRADKYLPGTRVMIETGALVPPEDVKLARQVRSHLRASLRTAMDLAGVQALVSPTLPSIAPVEADMSHSLTGSTGKDSLSSALMMLSPANLTGMPGLSIPCGFAGGQPVGMHFLGREFAEADLLGMAHVYEQHTSWHAKVPVRG; encoded by the coding sequence ATGACTGAAGCATGGGAACTGGGAATTGCCGAGGCGTCGGCGCTCCTGCGCCGCGGCGAACTCTCCGCAGTCGAACTGGTGGAATCGGTCATCGGGCGGCTTGAAGCCACGGAAGATTCAGTGCATGCGTGGGCATACGTCGACAAGCGAGGCGCTCGAAACGGGGCGCGCGCCGCGGACAACAGCGCAGCGCGGGGGGAGTTCCTCGGACGGCTCCACGGGATTCCGCTTGGTGTGAAGGACGTCATCGACGTGCGGGGGATGCCTGCTGAAGGCGGGTCCCTTGCGCTCAGGGGTCGGGTTGCTTCCGACGACGCCGGCGTGGTTCGGCACTTGCGGCGGAACGGGGCAGTGATCCTGGGCAAGACGGTGACCCATGAGTTCGCCTTCGGACAGGGCACCCCGCCGTCGAAAAATCCCTGGGGAGCCGAGCGCTACGCGGGCGGATCCAGCATCGGCTCGGGGGTGGCCGTGGCCGTCGGGAGCGCGCCTGGCGCCCTGGGCACCGATACCGGGGGATCGGTGCGGAATCCGGCATCGGTGAACGGACTGGTTGGCCTCAAAGCCACGGCCGGGCTGGTGGACGGATCAGGCGTGCTCAATGTCAGCCATACCCTCGACCACATCGGTCCGATCACTCGAAGCGTGGCGGATTGCGCGGCGCTCCTCCAAGGCATGGTGGGCCCTGAGGCGGCGGCGCGGCTGCAGGAGATGGTGCTCCCCGACGCGATGCCCGCACTGACCCGCGTGGCGGTGGATCGTGACGCCTGGGCCGAGTGGGAGGTCACGCCGGAAGTGGCCGCGGTCCTTGAACAGGCCGTGATTGCGTTGCAAGATCTCGGGGTGGAGGTTGTCGAGCTGTCCCTCCCTGAACTGAAGATGGCCCTGCCGGCGAGCTTGGCGATTTCGCTGTCCGAATCGGTGGAGCATCATCGCGAGCTGTTGGCCAGAAGAGCTGACAAGTATCTGCCCGGCACCCGCGTGATGATCGAAACCGGCGCCTTGGTGCCGCCCGAGGATGTCAAGCTGGCACGTCAAGTGCGCTCGCATCTTCGCGCCTCCCTGCGGACTGCCATGGACCTCGCCGGGGTCCAGGCATTGGTGTCCCCGACGCTGCCGTCCATCGCGCCGGTCGAAGCGGACATGTCCCATTCGCTGACCGGCTCAACAGGGAAGGACTCCCTCTCCAGCGCGCTCATGATGCTCTCGCCCGCCAACCTCACCGGCATGCCCGGACTGAGCATCCCTTGCGGATTTGCCGGAGGACAACCGGTAGGGATGCATTTCCTGGGGCGGGAATTCGCGGAGGCAGATCTCTTAGGCATGGCGCACGTCTATGAGCAACACACCTCGTGGCACGCCAAGGTGCCGGTGCGCGGCTGA
- a CDS encoding ArsR/SmtB family transcription factor, with protein sequence MTASTLVPVFAALGDETRWSILAALGEGDASASALAGRLPVTRQAIAKHLAVLQEAGLVESVRVGRELRYRVLGSQLSETARSLDRIGAEWDRRLAAIKRIAEGL encoded by the coding sequence GTGACCGCGAGCACCCTGGTTCCTGTGTTCGCCGCGCTCGGCGACGAGACGAGGTGGAGCATCCTGGCCGCCCTCGGCGAGGGCGACGCATCGGCGTCGGCCCTCGCTGGGCGGCTCCCGGTCACCCGACAAGCGATCGCCAAGCACCTCGCTGTGCTGCAGGAGGCCGGACTCGTTGAATCGGTGCGCGTGGGCCGCGAACTGCGCTACAGGGTGCTCGGCTCGCAGCTGAGCGAAACGGCACGCAGCCTCGATCGCATCGGCGCAGAGTGGGACCGCCGCCTGGCCGCGATCAAGCGCATCGCAGAGGGGTTGTAA
- a CDS encoding ATP-binding protein, which translates to MRFFGARWKTRPLASQILVWLLCILFVTVTLGALLYTQISNQTLEDQYRLRALGIATTVAQMPEIVTSLGNGDPAHSIQAIASKVQSQAQPDYVVVSDRKGVRYSHPNPNLIGQTLEEPVAVLDGQTHVGIDKGSLGDSVNAKAPVRAADGTVVGQVSVGILETTESSELAKQVLLIAGYSAVVLVISAMGSALLARRIKRVTFDLEPVEIASLLQEREALLHGIREAMIGFDDDGRVTVINSEARTLLHLEENVLGEKIEDLLPSGRLRSLLTGEISGTDQIVITEDALLVVNRMSVALAGRSIGSVVTLRDRTEVEGLVRDLRSVEGLMEALRAQEHEYANRLHVVDGLLELGDVDQARNFVSRISDTSRSLGEGLRSRIEPPELAALLLAKITVAAEQDVEISVTDDSQLRQPFLETQALLTIVGNLLDNAVEILAEQPTPREVTIQLDDSSGIFICVTDNGPGVPAELVGTITADGFTTKEPRPGMRRGIGLALVSRIVHRAGGTMDVFPGPGGRFEIWLPEPHTESGTPVMTGKSIE; encoded by the coding sequence TTGCGATTTTTCGGCGCGCGCTGGAAGACGCGGCCGCTTGCCTCCCAGATCCTGGTGTGGCTGCTCTGCATCCTGTTTGTGACAGTGACTTTGGGCGCGCTTCTCTACACCCAGATCAGCAACCAGACCCTCGAGGACCAGTACCGGCTCAGGGCGCTGGGGATCGCGACGACGGTGGCGCAAATGCCGGAAATCGTCACGTCGCTCGGGAACGGCGATCCAGCGCACTCGATTCAGGCGATCGCGAGCAAGGTCCAGTCCCAAGCGCAGCCGGACTACGTCGTCGTCTCCGACCGGAAAGGTGTCCGGTACTCCCACCCGAATCCAAACCTCATCGGGCAGACCTTGGAAGAACCTGTCGCCGTCCTTGACGGGCAGACCCACGTCGGCATCGACAAGGGCAGCCTCGGCGACTCAGTCAACGCCAAGGCGCCGGTGCGCGCGGCGGACGGGACCGTCGTCGGGCAAGTTTCGGTGGGAATCCTGGAGACCACGGAAAGCAGCGAACTCGCCAAACAGGTGTTGCTGATTGCCGGCTATTCGGCGGTGGTGCTCGTGATCAGCGCGATGGGTTCTGCCTTGCTGGCGCGCAGGATCAAGCGGGTCACCTTCGATCTCGAACCGGTGGAGATTGCGTCCCTCCTGCAGGAGCGCGAAGCCCTGCTGCACGGCATCCGAGAAGCAATGATCGGCTTCGACGACGACGGCAGGGTCACCGTCATCAACTCCGAGGCGCGCACCCTGCTGCACCTGGAAGAAAACGTGCTGGGAGAGAAGATCGAGGATCTTCTGCCGTCCGGACGGCTCCGTTCCCTCCTGACGGGTGAGATCAGCGGAACCGACCAGATCGTGATCACCGAGGATGCCTTGTTGGTGGTCAACCGGATGTCCGTTGCCTTGGCGGGAAGGAGCATAGGTTCGGTGGTCACATTGCGCGACCGTACCGAGGTAGAGGGCCTCGTCCGCGACTTGCGCTCCGTCGAAGGGCTGATGGAAGCCCTGCGCGCCCAGGAGCATGAGTACGCCAACCGTCTCCACGTGGTGGACGGACTCCTGGAACTCGGGGATGTGGACCAGGCACGGAATTTCGTATCGCGGATTTCGGACACCTCGCGCTCGCTTGGCGAAGGACTGCGCTCGCGGATCGAACCGCCGGAGCTTGCTGCCCTCCTGCTCGCGAAAATCACCGTGGCTGCTGAGCAGGACGTCGAAATCTCGGTGACCGACGACTCCCAGCTGCGCCAACCGTTCCTCGAAACGCAAGCGCTGCTGACGATCGTCGGGAACCTCCTGGACAACGCCGTCGAAATACTCGCCGAGCAGCCCACGCCCCGCGAGGTGACCATCCAACTGGACGATTCCTCGGGCATTTTCATTTGCGTGACCGACAATGGGCCCGGCGTCCCTGCTGAATTGGTGGGCACGATCACCGCCGACGGGTTCACCACCAAGGAACCGCGGCCAGGAATGCGTCGCGGGATAGGCCTTGCGCTGGTGAGCAGGATCGTTCACCGGGCAGGCGGCACGATGGATGTTTTCCCGGGCCCCGGGGGACGCTTTGAAATCTGGTTGCCGGAACCGCACACGGAATCCGGCACCCCGGTCATGACAGGAAAATCAATCGAATGA
- a CDS encoding response regulator, whose amino-acid sequence MIRTLVVDDDFRVARIHASRVAKIEGYECVGEAHTAAEAREAVQRLKPDLLLLDVYLPDEDGISLLRSLQGAGEKLDAVMITAARDLETVRAAMRGGAVYYLVKPFGFEQLQTQLEAYRRWRQEAESRTVADQATVDQLFSLRRTAPPAKGPRRLPPTMQKVLDMVVHSTEPLGASEIAGSVGISRPTAQRYLSELERKGLVDLHLAYGSTGRPVNTYLPRKA is encoded by the coding sequence ATGATCCGGACCTTGGTGGTCGACGACGACTTCCGCGTAGCGCGCATCCACGCCAGCCGCGTGGCCAAAATCGAGGGATACGAATGCGTCGGAGAGGCCCACACCGCGGCGGAGGCCAGGGAAGCCGTGCAGCGGCTCAAACCAGACCTCCTTCTCCTCGATGTCTACCTTCCCGATGAAGACGGAATCAGCCTGTTGAGGTCCCTTCAGGGAGCTGGCGAAAAGCTCGACGCCGTCATGATCACCGCCGCCCGGGACCTCGAGACCGTACGGGCTGCCATGCGCGGGGGAGCGGTGTACTACCTCGTCAAACCGTTTGGCTTCGAGCAGCTGCAAACCCAGCTCGAGGCCTATCGGCGCTGGCGGCAGGAGGCGGAGTCCCGGACGGTGGCCGACCAGGCGACCGTGGACCAGCTCTTCAGCCTGCGCCGGACGGCTCCGCCCGCCAAAGGACCCCGGCGCCTGCCACCCACCATGCAAAAAGTCCTCGATATGGTGGTTCACTCCACGGAACCCTTGGGCGCATCGGAGATTGCGGGCAGCGTCGGCATCAGCCGCCCCACCGCCCAGCGCTATCTCAGCGAACTCGAACGCAAGGGACTCGTTGACCTGCATTTGGCCTACGGTTCGACGGGGCGCCCCGTGAACACGTACTTGCCGCGCAAGGCTTGA
- a CDS encoding amidohydrolase family protein has product MSTLIHGGTVVPGTGNTVVESGAVILRHGRVSDVLERWDREHAFDGEVIDASGCVVMPGLINSHVHGVTPGPLMPSGAPALPDAEWLANLDRHLLAGTTTVLNLCGFCTMDHVREADRRHAVHVRGATTHLPEAERAARLADGRGLPAQSGHSTVEKMLNDGAIAIGELGGGQTLGGGGQDLSYIPRAIERASGVCVHSVQARRMKEAVLGRFIDPDACDMAELRAAAAEAGLEGRIDLVELRNIIADSVLPSIEPALNGIREGVQAAARFGVPAILHSAAATARVMRGLMDGTPLITTGASTARVIASHANHPSHTPAEALALARLGRDHGWSAEVSVFDLLHRKQTVTTREHWDVLLQEPGLVEVLATDYGHEGHHDELISAVQDVAEHGYRSLAGAVAMATSAVTGLIPGIAPNGGRIEAGRDADVVVASAEDFRNVRFVFVGGVCVVRDGRLTPAARR; this is encoded by the coding sequence ATGTCTACGCTCATCCACGGTGGCACCGTCGTGCCAGGCACAGGCAATACGGTGGTCGAATCAGGAGCAGTGATCCTGCGCCACGGGCGTGTCTCCGATGTTCTCGAGCGTTGGGATCGCGAACATGCCTTCGACGGCGAGGTGATCGATGCGAGCGGATGCGTTGTGATGCCCGGTCTCATCAACAGCCACGTCCACGGGGTGACTCCCGGCCCGCTCATGCCCAGCGGAGCCCCCGCGCTGCCCGACGCCGAGTGGCTGGCGAATCTTGACCGCCACCTTCTTGCGGGAACCACCACGGTGCTGAACCTTTGCGGCTTTTGCACCATGGACCATGTCCGCGAAGCAGACCGCCGCCATGCGGTCCACGTCCGGGGAGCCACGACGCATTTGCCCGAAGCCGAGCGGGCCGCCCGTTTGGCCGACGGCAGGGGACTGCCCGCGCAGTCGGGCCACAGCACGGTGGAGAAGATGCTCAACGACGGCGCGATCGCGATTGGTGAGCTCGGCGGCGGGCAGACCCTTGGCGGGGGAGGGCAGGACCTGAGCTACATCCCTCGCGCCATCGAAAGGGCGAGCGGCGTGTGCGTGCACTCGGTGCAGGCCCGGCGAATGAAGGAAGCCGTGCTTGGCCGGTTCATCGACCCCGACGCTTGCGACATGGCAGAGCTGCGCGCCGCGGCCGCCGAGGCAGGGTTGGAAGGACGAATCGACCTCGTCGAATTGCGAAACATCATCGCGGATTCCGTGTTGCCCTCCATCGAACCGGCACTCAACGGCATCCGGGAGGGGGTCCAGGCCGCGGCTCGATTTGGCGTGCCGGCGATCCTGCACAGTGCGGCCGCAACGGCACGGGTCATGCGCGGACTCATGGACGGGACACCCCTGATCACGACAGGCGCGTCCACGGCGCGTGTCATTGCCTCCCACGCCAACCATCCCTCGCACACGCCCGCGGAGGCCCTCGCGCTGGCAAGGCTCGGCAGGGACCACGGTTGGTCAGCCGAAGTTTCCGTTTTCGACCTCCTGCACCGCAAACAGACCGTGACAACGCGCGAGCACTGGGATGTCTTGCTGCAGGAACCCGGTCTCGTGGAGGTCCTCGCCACCGACTACGGACACGAGGGACATCACGACGAATTGATCTCGGCTGTACAGGATGTCGCCGAGCACGGCTATCGATCCTTGGCAGGAGCAGTGGCCATGGCGACGTCGGCAGTGACCGGGTTGATCCCGGGGATTGCGCCGAACGGTGGGCGGATTGAAGCAGGACGGGACGCCGATGTGGTCGTGGCCAGCGCCGAAGACTTCCGGAACGTACGCTTCGTCTTCGTCGGCGGCGTCTGTGTGGTGCGGGACGGTCGGCTGACTCCGGCGGCGCGCCGGTGA
- a CDS encoding polysaccharide deacetylase family protein, whose translation MSVPSTTRDFVGYGEHPSEFRWPGGARVALSLVINVEDGAERSIARGGPADDLGAHWIKHPAHPTARNLTLESAFEYGSRAGIWRVLRTLRRHDVRATAFCCATALEQNAQIAAALVRDGHEIADHGYNWDTHAGLAPEEERALITASRDSIARSTGVPPTSWYSRDGLNPDTRDILAATGFIYESNSFNDDLPHFGTGIDNAGKDGAGLPVLPYAGDTNDSGLFRQFPTATAFARQLCGTLDMMLTDNRPGPSVMSVGLHPRLIGRPAYAAALDTFLSHAGKNSAWIATRSQIVEAWLLNTSPKRRRATHPNQG comes from the coding sequence GTGTCCGTCCCTTCCACCACCCGGGATTTCGTGGGCTACGGCGAGCACCCCTCGGAGTTCCGCTGGCCCGGGGGCGCACGCGTCGCCTTGTCCCTGGTGATCAATGTCGAAGACGGAGCCGAGCGCAGCATCGCGCGCGGAGGCCCCGCGGACGATCTTGGAGCCCACTGGATCAAGCACCCGGCCCACCCCACCGCCCGGAATCTCACACTGGAATCGGCTTTCGAATACGGATCCAGGGCAGGCATCTGGCGGGTGCTGCGCACCCTGAGGCGCCACGACGTTAGGGCAACTGCCTTCTGCTGCGCCACGGCACTCGAGCAAAACGCCCAAATCGCGGCTGCGCTTGTCAGGGATGGCCACGAAATTGCCGACCACGGCTACAACTGGGACACCCACGCCGGACTCGCTCCCGAGGAGGAACGCGCGCTTATTACCGCGTCCCGCGATTCCATCGCCAGGAGCACCGGCGTTCCGCCCACGAGCTGGTACTCCCGCGACGGACTCAACCCGGATACGCGGGACATTCTCGCCGCCACTGGATTCATCTATGAGTCCAATAGCTTCAACGATGACTTGCCTCATTTTGGAACCGGAATAGACAACGCAGGGAAGGACGGAGCAGGGTTGCCAGTCTTGCCTTACGCGGGTGACACCAACGACTCCGGACTCTTCAGGCAGTTCCCCACGGCAACCGCTTTCGCCCGCCAATTGTGCGGCACGCTGGACATGATGCTCACTGACAACCGGCCCGGCCCCTCCGTCATGAGCGTAGGCCTGCACCCGCGCCTCATAGGCCGCCCTGCCTACGCCGCCGCCCTGGACACCTTCTTGTCCCACGCGGGCAAGAATTCGGCGTGGATCGCAACTCGTTCGCAGATCGTTGAGGCTTGGCTGCTGAATACGAGCCCTAAGCGCCGGCGAGCAACGCACCCCAACCAGGGATAG